One Pseudomonas muyukensis DNA segment encodes these proteins:
- the rplO gene encoding 50S ribosomal protein L15, with amino-acid sequence MKLNDLSPAPGSRREKHRPGRGIGSGLGKTGGRGHKGQTSRSGGSIAPGFEGGQQPLHRRLPKFGFVSLKAMDRAEVRLSELAKVEGDLITVQSLKDANVIGQHVQRVKIMLSGEVTRAVTLKGIAVTKGARAAIEAAGGKFEE; translated from the coding sequence ATGAAACTCAATGATCTGAGTCCAGCGCCGGGTTCCCGTCGCGAGAAGCACCGTCCGGGCCGTGGTATCGGTAGCGGTCTGGGCAAGACCGGTGGCCGTGGTCACAAAGGTCAGACCTCCCGCTCCGGTGGCTCCATCGCTCCAGGCTTCGAAGGCGGTCAACAGCCGCTGCACCGTCGCCTGCCGAAGTTCGGCTTCGTTTCCCTGAAAGCCATGGACCGCGCCGAAGTGCGTCTGTCCGAGCTGGCCAAGGTGGAAGGCGATCTGATCACCGTTCAGTCCCTGAAGGACGCCAACGTGATCGGCCAGCACGTACAGCGTGTGAAAATCATGCTGTCGGGCGAAGTCACTCGCGCAGTCACCCTCAAGGGTATCGCCGTCACCAAAGGTGCACGTGCGGCTATCGAAGCAGCTGGCGGCAAGTTCGAGGAATAA
- the rpmD gene encoding 50S ribosomal protein L30 produces MATVKVTLIKSTAGRLPNHKLCVKGLGLRRIGHTVEVQDTPENRGMINKAYYMLKVEG; encoded by the coding sequence ATGGCAACCGTAAAAGTAACGCTGATCAAGAGCACCGCCGGCCGCCTGCCTAACCACAAACTGTGTGTTAAAGGCCTGGGTCTGCGTCGCATCGGTCACACTGTAGAAGTCCAGGATACTCCCGAGAACCGCGGGATGATCAACAAGGCTTACTACATGCTGAAGGTCGAGGGTTAA
- the rpsE gene encoding 30S ribosomal protein S5 yields the protein MANNDQKRDEGYIEKLVQVNRVAKTVKGGRIFTFTALTVVGDGKGRVGFGRGKSREVPAAIQKAMEAARRNMIQVDLKGTTLQYATKAAHGASKVYMQPASEGTGIIAGGAMRAVLEVAGVQNVLAKCYGSTNPVNVVHATFKGLKAMQSPESIAAKRGKTVEEII from the coding sequence ATGGCAAATAACGATCAAAAGCGCGACGAAGGCTACATCGAGAAGCTGGTTCAAGTTAACCGCGTAGCCAAGACCGTCAAGGGCGGCCGTATCTTCACCTTCACCGCGCTGACCGTGGTGGGTGATGGCAAGGGCCGCGTTGGTTTCGGCCGTGGCAAATCGCGCGAAGTACCTGCCGCGATCCAGAAAGCCATGGAAGCTGCTCGTCGCAACATGATTCAGGTCGACCTGAAGGGCACCACCCTGCAGTACGCCACCAAGGCCGCCCACGGCGCCTCGAAGGTCTACATGCAGCCTGCCTCGGAAGGTACCGGTATCATCGCCGGTGGCGCCATGCGTGCCGTCCTGGAAGTCGCTGGCGTCCAGAACGTTCTGGCCAAGTGCTACGGCTCGACCAACCCGGTGAACGTGGTTCACGCCACCTTCAAGGGTCTGAAAGCCATGCAATCCCCTGAGTCCATTGCTGCCAAGCGCGGCAAGACTGTTGAGGAGATCATCTGA
- the rplR gene encoding 50S ribosomal protein L18: protein MTDKKVTRLRRARKARLKMHELEAVRLCVFRSSQHIYAQVISADGSKVLASASTLDKELRDGATGNIDAATKVGKLVAERAKAAGVSQVAFDRSGFKYHGRVKALADAAREGGLEF, encoded by the coding sequence ATGACCGACAAAAAAGTTACTCGACTGCGTCGCGCTCGCAAAGCACGCCTGAAAATGCACGAGCTCGAAGCCGTGCGTCTGTGCGTGTTCCGCTCCTCGCAGCACATCTATGCCCAGGTCATTTCGGCCGACGGCAGCAAGGTTCTGGCAAGCGCCTCGACCTTGGACAAAGAACTGCGTGATGGCGCCACCGGCAACATCGACGCGGCCACTAAGGTTGGCAAGCTGGTAGCTGAGCGCGCGAAAGCCGCCGGTGTATCTCAAGTTGCCTTTGACCGTTCCGGCTTCAAGTACCACGGCCGCGTCAAGGCGCTGGCTGATGCTGCTCGTGAAGGCGGGCTGGAGTTCTAA
- the rplF gene encoding 50S ribosomal protein L6: MSRVAKNPVKLPAGVEVKFAGQQLSVKGAKGTLELNVHSSVEVTEEAGELRFVARNGDQQARAMAGTTRALVNNMVHGVSQGFERKLQLVGVGYKAQAKGTVLNLALGFSHPVDYELPAGITAETPSQTDILIKGIDKQLVGQVAAEVRGFRPPEPYKGKGVRYADEVVRRKEAKKK, from the coding sequence ATGTCTCGCGTCGCTAAGAACCCCGTTAAGCTGCCAGCAGGCGTCGAAGTCAAATTCGCCGGCCAACAGCTTTCGGTGAAGGGTGCCAAGGGCACTCTCGAACTGAACGTTCACTCGTCTGTTGAAGTTACCGAAGAAGCTGGTGAGCTGCGTTTCGTCGCTCGCAACGGTGACCAGCAAGCTCGCGCCATGGCCGGTACTACCCGCGCCCTGGTGAACAACATGGTCCACGGCGTAAGCCAAGGCTTCGAGCGCAAGCTCCAGCTGGTCGGTGTTGGTTACAAAGCTCAGGCTAAAGGCACCGTCCTGAACCTGGCTCTGGGCTTCTCGCACCCAGTGGATTACGAACTGCCAGCCGGTATCACCGCTGAAACCCCAAGCCAGACCGACATCCTGATCAAGGGTATCGACAAGCAGCTGGTGGGTCAGGTGGCCGCTGAAGTCCGCGGTTTCCGTCCGCCAGAGCCTTACAAGGGCAAGGGTGTGCGTTACGCGGACGAAGTAGTCCGTCGTAAAGAAGCCAAGAAGAAGTAG